The DNA sequence GCGTGTAAATAGGCTATAAATTTGTTATAGTTAATTTACTTTTTTATCGAACAAAACTGCGGTTAAGAAAGATCAACCATGGCAAAACTCAGAGGTGACAGTCGAAAACTCAATGGCGGACAGAAAGCGGCGGTCTTCATGCTGGCTTTGGGGCCTGATTATTCGGCTAAATTGTTTGAGTTAATGGACGACGAAGAAATCCGCGACTTGTCGCAAAGCATGTCGACCTTAGGGGGTGTTGAATCAACCACTGTGGAAGGTTTGTTTGTGGAATTTGCGGATCAACTTTCCGGCGGTGGTGGTAATTTAACCGGCTCATTCGACAGCACGGAACGCCTGCTCCACCAGAGCTTGTCGGAAGAACGTGTCAACTTGATCATGGAAGAAATCCGGGGTCCTGCGGGTCGCACCATGTGGGACAAGTTGGACAACGTGAACGAGGCGGTTCTGGCCAACTATTTCAAGAACGAATATCCGCAGACCGTGGCCGTGGTGCTCTCAAAAATCAAATCTGATCACGCCTCAAAGGTGTTGGCATTACTGCCGGAAAACTTCGCCATGGAAGTC is a window from the Rhodospirillaceae bacterium genome containing:
- a CDS encoding flagellar motor switch protein FliG; this translates as MAKLRGDSRKLNGGQKAAVFMLALGPDYSAKLFELMDDEEIRDLSQSMSTLGGVESTTVEGLFVEFADQLSGGGGNLTGSFDSTERLLHQSLSEERVNLIMEEIRGPAGRTMWDKLDNVNEAVLANYFKNEYPQTVAVVLSKIKSDHASKVLALLPENFAMEVIMRMLRMEAVQKDVLDNVERTLRTEFMTNLARSAKQDSHEMMADIFNGLDRNTENQFMSGLEERNRESAEKIKSLMFTFDDLAKV